The stretch of DNA GCTGTCGGGCGTCACCTCGATCCGGTAGCCGGCTTCCCGGAGCTTCATCAGGGGCAGTTCGAGGTGCTCGGCCAGGGCGCCCCTGACCGTGACCTCGCCGCCCGTGATGGCCCCGGCGAGAAGCCACGTCGCCGTCTCGATGCGGTCCGGGATGACCGCGTAGCGGGTGCCGTGGAGGCGGTCCGTCCCCTTGATGCGGATGAGGCTCGTTCCGGCGCCGCGCACGTGGGCCCCCATGCTGTTGAGGAGGTTGGCAATGTCCACCACTTCGGGCTCGCGGGCGGCGTTGCGAATGACGGTGGTGCCCCTTGCCAGAACCGAGGCCATCATGAGCTGGATCGTGGCGCCCACGCTGGGGCGGCTGAGGTGGATCTCTGCGCCCTCGAGGCCCCATGGGGCTGAGGCACGCATGCTGCCGCCCTCGATGCGGATGGCGGCCCCAAGCTGCTCAAAACCCCTCAGGTGGTAGTCCACGGGGCGGGAACCCAGGGCGCACCCACCCGGAAGGGGCACCGTCGCCTCGCCACGCCGCGCCAGGAGCAGCCCTGCCACGTAAAACGAGGCGCGCATGCGCCGCACGAGCTCGTACGGGGCTTCCGTGGAGTTCAGCGTGGAGCCGAGGACGCGCAGTTCGCCGGGGCCGGTGCCGACCTCGACCGTGACCCCGAGCGTTCTGAGAAGATGGATCATGGTGGCTACGTCGGCGTCACGCGGCACGTGTTCCAGGTAAACCGGCTCGTCCGAAAAAGCGGCAGCCACCAGTGCCGGAAGGGCGCTGTTCTTGGCGCCGCTGGCTTCCAGTGTGCCAGCCAGTCGATGGCCACCCTCGATGATCAGCACGGCCACGTTACAGAGGACCCTTTCGTACTCCGGCTCCCCAAGAGGAGGGTGGGCCGTCGCAAGGACGCCAGAGCCCGGAACGAGTTTCCTGGGCCTGGCGTCCTGCGCGGCGGGCACCCTAAGGGCGAGGGTGCGCAAGGCCTGGCGGCAGGCGATGGCACCCGGCTAGCGGGCGCCCCAGTGGATCTGGTAGACCCAGTTGTGG from Bacillota bacterium encodes:
- the murA gene encoding UDP-N-acetylglucosamine 1-carboxyvinyltransferase: MAVLIIEGGHRLAGTLEASGAKNSALPALVAAAFSDEPVYLEHVPRDADVATMIHLLRTLGVTVEVGTGPGELRVLGSTLNSTEAPYELVRRMRASFYVAGLLLARRGEATVPLPGGCALGSRPVDYHLRGFEQLGAAIRIEGGSMRASAPWGLEGAEIHLSRPSVGATIQLMMASVLARGTTVIRNAAREPEVVDIANLLNSMGAHVRGAGTSLIRIKGTDRLHGTRYAVIPDRIETATWLLAGAITGGEVTVRGALAEHLELPLMKLREAGYRIEVTPDSVALFTPPGLLRPHPVDLETAPYPGFPTDLQQPFAALLAVADGTSVVRETIFDRFRYADELRRMGADIRVERDTAIIQGVARLTGARVEATDLRGGAALLLAALAADGETLIERPEIIDRGYEALEAKVRRLGG